In Arthrobacter citreus, a single genomic region encodes these proteins:
- a CDS encoding DUF2179 domain-containing protein yields MKDILLILLLQLIYVPVLTLRTIFLVKGLSVSAALFGFLEAIIYVFGLSLVFSGDQSTLSMIVYAVGFGIGILIGSYVENRLAIGYTTLVVNLTNKNKLLINRLREEGFGVTVFQGEGRDSERYHLDILTKRNREPELMDLIEHYEPSAFIISYEARRFKGGFLLNAMKKAKHKKSNVL; encoded by the coding sequence TTGAAAGATATTTTGCTGATTTTATTATTGCAATTGATTTATGTACCTGTCTTAACTTTGAGAACTATTTTCCTTGTTAAAGGCTTGAGTGTGTCTGCCGCGCTTTTTGGTTTTTTAGAAGCAATTATTTATGTATTTGGATTATCACTTGTGTTTTCTGGAGACCAAAGTACGTTATCAATGATTGTTTATGCGGTTGGATTTGGAATTGGTATTCTAATTGGAAGTTACGTAGAAAATCGCTTAGCGATTGGCTATACGACATTAGTAGTTAATTTAACGAATAAAAATAAATTGCTTATTAACCGACTTCGCGAGGAAGGATTCGGGGTGACGGTTTTCCAAGGTGAAGGAAGAGACAGTGAGAGGTATCATTTAGATATATTGACAAAGCGAAATAGAGAACCTGAACTAATGGATCTTATTGAGCATTATGAACCGAGTGCCTTTATTATTTCATATGAAGCGAGAAGATTTAAAGGTGGATTTTTATTAAACGCAATGAAGAAAGCAAAACATAAGAAATCGAATGTATTATAG
- a CDS encoding TetR/AcrR family transcriptional regulator, with product MEQMKRPLGRPPQDSKKKPTKTIIVENAIQLFLQNGYQLVSMDDVAKQCGVTKATVYYYYPTKADLFTDAMVQMMLRISDRIAEILSTEQSLKENLHEMVKVHLRATFEIDLKTFTKEAKVSLSDEQLQQMNNAEEKMYNVIEKAMTTAIENGEIPQGNPKFYTQLFFAILSIGNYKDTNQKSIFSTIDEMAEQIIDFFWNGIMGKK from the coding sequence TTGGAACAAATGAAACGTCCCCTCGGTAGACCGCCACAGGATTCTAAAAAAAAGCCTACTAAAACAATAATCGTTGAAAATGCAATCCAATTGTTTCTTCAAAACGGATATCAATTAGTTTCAATGGATGACGTAGCTAAACAGTGTGGTGTGACCAAAGCAACGGTTTATTACTATTATCCAACAAAAGCAGATCTCTTTACGGATGCAATGGTTCAAATGATGCTACGAATAAGTGACCGAATTGCTGAGATTTTATCAACGGAACAGTCTTTAAAAGAAAACCTCCACGAAATGGTAAAAGTCCATTTAAGAGCAACCTTTGAAATTGATTTAAAAACTTTTACGAAGGAAGCGAAAGTTTCTTTATCAGATGAACAATTACAACAGATGAATAACGCTGAAGAGAAGATGTATAATGTGATTGAAAAAGCAATGACAACTGCAATTGAGAACGGAGAAATACCTCAAGGGAATCCAAAGTTCTATACTCAATTGTTCTTTGCAATTCTATCGATTGGAAATTATAAAGACACAAATCAAAAGTCAATCTTTTCGACAATAGATGAAATGGCCGAACAAATCATAGATTTCTTTTGGAATGGAATAATGGGTAAAAAATAA